A stretch of Paludisphaera borealis DNA encodes these proteins:
- a CDS encoding FAD:protein FMN transferase — protein sequence MKAPRSGVNRRDLLRLRRMGAAISQPAAGLGGGEGASGLPDLVRVHRPGMGSYFEIRLGAKTPGAVELATRALDLVDRLEAQLTVYSEDSEVSRLNQTAHLGPLAVEPGLFALLEQACELSRSTGGAYDVTSGALSEAWGFVRGPKRVPTPEVLAEARSRTGWRQLRLDRNARTVAFDAPGLRINLGSIGKGYAIDRAVDVIRAHWFPTSALVHGGQSSVFALGSPPGRFAGRWEIALRNPFVPDSPLGVLRLRNRALGTSGGAFQRFEVDGRSYGHILDPRTGEPADGPASVTVLAPTSAEADALSTALFLLGAEAARELAARRPEIGVVIVEEGDADRSCRVMAFGLNEDDFTPA from the coding sequence GTGAAAGCACCTCGCAGCGGCGTGAACCGTCGCGATCTTCTGCGGCTTCGGCGGATGGGCGCGGCGATATCGCAGCCGGCGGCCGGGCTCGGCGGCGGCGAGGGTGCCTCGGGCCTGCCGGATCTGGTGCGCGTTCATCGCCCGGGCATGGGCTCGTACTTCGAGATCCGCCTCGGCGCGAAGACGCCTGGCGCGGTCGAGCTGGCCACACGCGCGCTCGATCTCGTCGACCGGCTGGAAGCCCAGCTCACGGTGTATTCCGAAGATTCCGAGGTCAGCCGGCTGAATCAGACCGCCCACCTGGGGCCGTTGGCCGTCGAGCCGGGGCTGTTCGCGCTGCTTGAGCAAGCATGCGAGCTGAGCCGGTCGACCGGAGGGGCGTACGACGTGACGTCCGGGGCGTTGTCGGAAGCCTGGGGGTTCGTCCGAGGGCCGAAACGCGTGCCGACTCCCGAAGTTCTGGCCGAGGCGCGGTCGAGGACCGGCTGGCGGCAGTTGCGGCTCGACCGAAACGCCCGCACGGTCGCGTTCGACGCGCCGGGGCTGCGAATCAACCTGGGGAGCATCGGCAAGGGATACGCGATCGACCGCGCGGTCGACGTGATCCGGGCGCACTGGTTCCCGACGTCGGCCCTGGTTCACGGCGGCCAGTCGAGCGTGTTCGCCCTCGGCTCACCCCCGGGACGGTTCGCGGGGCGTTGGGAGATCGCCTTGCGAAACCCGTTCGTCCCCGACAGTCCGCTGGGGGTGCTCCGGCTCCGGAACCGGGCGCTCGGCACGTCGGGCGGGGCGTTCCAGCGGTTCGAGGTCGACGGCCGGTCGTATGGCCACATCCTCGATCCGCGGACCGGCGAGCCGGCCGACGGCCCGGCCAGCGTGACGGTGCTGGCGCCCACGTCGGCCGAGGCCGATGCGCTCTCGACGGCCCTGTTCCTGCTTGGCGCCGAGGCGGCTCGCGAGCTGGCCGCGCGGCGTCCGGAGATCGG